From a region of the Catalinimonas alkaloidigena genome:
- a CDS encoding PD40 domain-containing protein: MLLHATTRPKTRRFQSAVRKSFCCLATGLCAVWLSFPVAAQVVEGVDYSDRAGVDNTFDMAGTDIFGQRFPSESLTIADPVTGVKITALTTSRHSSSKIYQDHPNWTANGRHIVFSSNRNTAAGGNVTFARDRDQPRHVRQFYAISMDDHEIVQVTTGNTGYLLLGHKKNVAFHLRDHQVVELNLDRLLADSKKRQVKAPAQYERVVASLPDSLDPGGMCLDITDKRIFFSTRAGDDRSAIYSVDFDHNRTEKLVEVPFRTGHFQANPYVSGEMMYCWETGGDAPQRTWVLTVDKNGKVTNRPAYKEKANEWVTHEVFAGPDHILFNVMGHLDRLRKNPTGVMLTNIRTGETKRLGQAEELGGYWHAAGTKDLKWGVADTFNGNIYRLNLETGDATLLTTGHRPGTQSPFSSQAHAHQSISPDGKWVLFNSSMLTDSDIMMVPLHPQGL; encoded by the coding sequence ATGTTGCTGCATGCCACCACCCGCCCAAAAACCCGCCGTTTCCAGTCCGCCGTCCGAAAGAGCTTTTGTTGCCTGGCAACCGGTCTTTGTGCCGTTTGGCTTAGCTTTCCGGTGGCGGCACAGGTCGTGGAAGGTGTGGACTATTCTGACCGGGCGGGGGTAGACAATACGTTCGACATGGCCGGGACCGACATTTTTGGCCAGCGGTTTCCGTCCGAGAGTCTGACCATTGCCGATCCGGTCACCGGCGTGAAGATTACGGCCCTAACCACCTCGCGGCACAGCAGTTCCAAAATTTACCAGGACCATCCCAACTGGACGGCCAACGGCCGGCACATTGTGTTCAGCTCGAACCGCAACACGGCTGCCGGCGGGAACGTGACGTTTGCCCGGGACCGGGATCAGCCGCGCCACGTGCGGCAGTTTTACGCCATCTCGATGGACGACCACGAAATCGTACAGGTGACGACCGGCAACACCGGGTACCTTCTGCTCGGGCACAAAAAGAACGTGGCCTTTCACCTGCGCGACCATCAGGTGGTCGAACTGAATCTGGACCGTTTGTTGGCCGACAGCAAGAAACGTCAGGTAAAAGCACCGGCGCAGTACGAACGCGTGGTGGCCTCGCTTCCCGATAGCCTCGATCCGGGGGGGATGTGTCTGGACATCACCGACAAACGCATTTTCTTTTCGACGCGGGCAGGAGACGACCGCTCTGCGATCTACAGCGTCGATTTTGACCACAACCGTACCGAGAAACTGGTGGAAGTGCCGTTCCGAACGGGACACTTTCAGGCCAACCCGTACGTGTCGGGCGAGATGATGTATTGCTGGGAAACGGGTGGCGATGCGCCGCAGCGGACGTGGGTGCTGACGGTGGACAAAAACGGCAAGGTGACCAACCGACCGGCTTACAAAGAGAAGGCCAACGAGTGGGTGACCCACGAGGTTTTTGCCGGGCCCGACCACATTCTGTTTAACGTCATGGGGCACCTCGACCGGTTGCGGAAAAATCCGACCGGCGTGATGCTCACCAACATTCGCACCGGGGAAACCAAGCGGCTGGGCCAGGCCGAAGAGCTGGGGGGCTACTGGCACGCGGCCGGCACCAAAGACCTGAAATGGGGCGTGGCCGACACATTTAACGGCAACATCTACCGACTCAACCTCGAAACCGGCGACGCCACGTTACTGACCACCGGCCACCGGCCCGGCACCCAAAGCCCGTTTTCGAGCCAGGCGCACGCGCATCAGTCCATCAGCCCCGATGGCAAATGGGTGCTCTTCAACTCCAGCATGCTGACCGACAGCGACATCATGATGGTGCCATTGCATCCACAGGGCTTGTAG
- a CDS encoding SiaB family protein kinase, producing MFNTLPRTQVSAGAVEAPYVPDLRQFHQRMQADNVILAYRGDLSSNIISCILQLAEVRFSEMKVETLLRKRLLNVLIESLQNVFHHADCEGPSRKYGDSVLIISRILKRYFVFTGNYIVKEKSTQLSARLDKINLMSKEELRLNYRSILANKDFSRTRNRNGAGIGILDIARRSGNKIQYEIQPIDAEYDFFSMEVCIDA from the coding sequence ATGTTCAACACTTTGCCGCGTACCCAGGTAAGTGCCGGAGCTGTCGAAGCCCCGTACGTCCCCGATTTGCGTCAATTTCACCAGCGTATGCAGGCCGACAACGTCATACTGGCCTATCGGGGTGATCTCAGCAGCAACATTATTTCATGCATCCTTCAGTTGGCCGAAGTGCGGTTTTCAGAGATGAAAGTGGAAACACTTCTTCGGAAACGCCTGCTCAACGTGCTGATTGAATCTTTACAGAATGTTTTTCATCACGCTGATTGTGAGGGGCCATCCCGGAAATACGGTGATTCGGTATTGATCATCAGCCGTATCCTGAAGCGTTACTTCGTATTCACAGGCAATTACATCGTTAAGGAAAAATCGACCCAGTTGAGCGCTCGTCTCGACAAGATTAACCTTATGTCGAAAGAGGAATTGCGCTTGAACTATCGTTCGATTCTGGCGAATAAGGATTTCAGTCGCACGCGCAACCGCAACGGCGCCGGCATCGGTATTCTTGATATTGCCCGGCGATCGGGTAATAAGATACAGTACGAAATTCAACCGATCGATGCTGAATACGATTTCTTCTCTATGGAAGTGTGCATCGACGCCTGA
- a CDS encoding outer membrane beta-barrel protein, translated as MRKTSILYVAVLMLLSAGVFAQAFEQGTSVISLGYGIGNLNKTLFSTYESEAGYDYTGVGPFFGKFEYGVSDRVGIGLNVAHVGVNVRYNEEYNGETYNYRVNWRNTSILGRVNIHFANTEKLDAFWGAGIGYRFGAWSYEDNNPDDSSENKIGALNPLGFETTIGVRYFFLENIGVYAEAGIAKAPLQFGVNVRF; from the coding sequence ATGCGTAAAACAAGTATTCTGTACGTGGCTGTCCTCATGCTTCTGTCGGCAGGGGTATTTGCCCAAGCCTTTGAGCAGGGAACTTCCGTGATCAGCCTGGGCTACGGCATCGGCAACCTGAACAAAACCCTTTTCAGTACCTACGAAAGCGAAGCCGGCTATGATTACACCGGTGTCGGGCCATTCTTCGGGAAATTCGAGTACGGCGTCTCCGATCGCGTAGGCATCGGCCTCAACGTCGCGCACGTCGGTGTTAATGTACGTTACAACGAGGAATACAACGGTGAGACGTACAACTACCGCGTCAACTGGCGCAACACCAGCATCCTGGGGCGTGTCAACATTCACTTTGCCAACACCGAAAAGCTGGATGCTTTTTGGGGAGCGGGCATCGGCTACCGTTTCGGGGCGTGGTCGTACGAGGACAACAATCCGGATGACTCGTCGGAAAATAAGATTGGCGCCCTCAACCCCCTGGGCTTCGAAACGACGATTGGTGTGCGGTATTTCTTCCTTGAAAACATTGGCGTATACGCCGAGGCGGGCATCGCCAAAGCGCCCCTTCAGTTTGGCGTGAACGTACGCTTCTAA
- a CDS encoding DUF4861 family protein — MFRTSALASLLASFVFLSCQSAEEPSSQELTLANPASIALTDHPVAVPHDALAPLPEGKVVPLLLTPQGDTIAAQLDDLDGDGSGDELFFVIDLPADSSRTLRLSWVAQSPDYPRRTQIRFGKRTSADTPVQPRQSDTSYANQLPKSAGFGYQPYQTDGPSWENDKVGFRHYLDGRNAKDLFGKRVATMSPRTVGLDANGAVEDNYHVMEAWGRDVMSVGNSVGIGGVAMMIGDSLYRLGVTVDDTLNNVAQTTFNVVTEGPVRSMMHLGYQRWTPDGTSRTYTVEEQPTIWPGMYAYRNTVTLSGLQGDETLLVGMNNLDPTDSLTVLEVGEWVALLTHDRETYNREWLLGLALIVPKQAYLGYTEAPPAGRLAQAYFAKLKAQESRPVSYYAVGAWELSDPAFRDPATFRQYVQHLTQQVATEVDVQLR; from the coding sequence ATGTTCAGAACAAGCGCACTCGCTTCTTTATTGGCCTCGTTCGTGTTCCTTTCCTGTCAATCTGCTGAAGAGCCCTCCAGCCAGGAGCTTACATTGGCCAACCCCGCTTCGATAGCCCTGACCGACCACCCGGTTGCCGTGCCACACGATGCCCTGGCCCCGCTGCCGGAGGGCAAGGTAGTTCCGCTGCTCCTGACGCCGCAGGGTGATACGATTGCCGCCCAATTGGACGACCTGGATGGCGACGGCTCGGGCGACGAACTGTTCTTTGTGATTGACCTGCCTGCCGATAGCTCCCGAACGCTACGCCTTTCGTGGGTGGCGCAGTCTCCGGATTACCCCCGCCGTACGCAGATCAGGTTCGGCAAACGCACGTCGGCCGATACGCCGGTCCAACCCCGGCAAAGCGACACCTCGTACGCAAATCAACTGCCGAAAAGCGCCGGGTTCGGCTACCAGCCCTACCAGACCGACGGTCCTTCGTGGGAAAACGACAAAGTAGGCTTCCGCCATTACCTCGACGGGCGCAACGCCAAAGATCTGTTTGGCAAACGTGTGGCCACCATGTCGCCCCGCACGGTGGGACTCGACGCCAACGGTGCGGTGGAAGACAACTACCACGTGATGGAAGCCTGGGGGCGGGACGTGATGTCCGTGGGCAATTCGGTCGGCATTGGTGGCGTTGCGATGATGATCGGCGACAGCCTCTACCGCTTGGGCGTGACCGTCGACGATACACTCAACAACGTGGCTCAGACGACGTTCAATGTCGTGACGGAAGGCCCGGTGCGCTCGATGATGCACCTCGGCTACCAACGCTGGACCCCCGACGGCACCTCGCGCACCTACACGGTCGAAGAACAACCCACCATTTGGCCCGGCATGTATGCCTACCGCAACACCGTTACGCTCAGCGGATTGCAGGGCGACGAGACGCTACTGGTCGGCATGAACAACCTGGACCCCACCGACTCGCTGACGGTCCTTGAAGTCGGCGAATGGGTAGCCCTCCTCACGCACGACCGCGAAACGTACAACCGCGAGTGGTTGCTGGGACTGGCATTGATTGTTCCGAAACAAGCGTACCTCGGCTATACGGAGGCGCCCCCGGCGGGCAGACTGGCGCAGGCCTATTTTGCCAAACTAAAAGCGCAGGAAAGCCGGCCTGTCAGCTATTACGCCGTCGGTGCGTGGGAACTGAGCGACCCGGCATTTCGGGACCCAGCCACGTTCCGTCAGTACGTGCAGCACCTTACTCAGCAAGTGGCCACCGAGGTAGACGTACAGCTACGGTAA
- the trxA gene encoding thioredoxin — translation MAKAIEVTDANFDEIINTEKPVLIDFWAEWCGPCKMIGPVVEELAGEYEGKAVVGKLDVDSNPEVSMKYGIRSIPTLLVFKDGQLVDKQVGAVGKRVLADKLDAQFAS, via the coding sequence ATGGCAAAAGCAATCGAAGTAACCGACGCCAACTTTGATGAAATCATCAACACAGAGAAACCCGTCCTGATTGACTTCTGGGCAGAATGGTGCGGTCCTTGCAAAATGATCGGGCCTGTTGTAGAAGAACTCGCCGGTGAGTACGAAGGAAAAGCTGTGGTCGGGAAACTGGATGTAGACAGCAACCCGGAAGTGTCGATGAAGTACGGCATCCGTAGCATTCCTACGCTGCTGGTCTTCAAAGACGGTCAACTGGTGGACAAGCAAGTCGGTGCCGTAGGCAAACGCGTACTGGCCGACAAGCTGGACGCGCAGTTTGCGTCATAA
- a CDS encoding tetratricopeptide repeat protein yields MSQRSYLLSLVCALGLVASVQAQDFANAERYFREGNEKHQLQDYVGAIRALTSSLEANPTSANSYFLRGASKEKLDDHFGAIRDFTRSIELNPQQYEAYYWRGLSKVQLQDYYGAIADFSKTIELRPAFEDAYYQRGQAKRELDSYQDAIADFTKIISINASNKDAFYLRGVLKIALGEKEDGCLDLSRAGELGDLNAYNKIRELCNSK; encoded by the coding sequence ATGTCACAGCGATCATATCTCCTCAGTCTGGTTTGCGCATTAGGTTTGGTAGCTTCGGTGCAGGCACAGGATTTTGCCAATGCAGAACGTTACTTCCGAGAGGGCAATGAAAAGCACCAGTTGCAAGACTATGTAGGAGCCATTCGGGCCTTGACAAGCTCCCTGGAAGCCAATCCGACTTCAGCTAACTCATATTTTCTGCGAGGTGCCAGTAAAGAGAAACTGGACGACCATTTCGGGGCCATTCGAGATTTTACGCGTTCTATCGAGCTCAATCCTCAGCAATACGAAGCCTATTACTGGCGTGGTTTGTCGAAAGTGCAGCTACAAGACTACTACGGCGCTATTGCCGACTTTAGCAAAACAATCGAGTTGCGTCCTGCTTTCGAAGATGCTTACTACCAGCGTGGTCAGGCCAAGCGCGAACTGGATTCCTATCAGGATGCTATCGCTGATTTCACAAAGATTATTTCGATCAACGCCAGTAATAAAGATGCCTTCTACTTGCGGGGCGTTCTGAAAATTGCCCTGGGCGAGAAAGAGGACGGATGCCTGGACCTGAGCCGGGCAGGAGAGTTGGGCGATCTGAATGCTTATAACAAGATCAGAGAACTGTGCAACAGTAAATAA
- a CDS encoding hydroxymethylglutaryl-CoA lyase: MFTSVKIIECPRDAMQGFVQFIPTEVKIAYLNQLLRVGFDTLDCGSFVSPKAVPQMRDTAEVLSGLDLAGTATRLLAIVANLRGAEEALLHPNVSYLGFPLSISETFQQRNTNRSIEEALQLVETLQNLCVKHGRTLVVYLSMGFGNPYGDVYHPELIGNFLTRLAALDIRIVSLADTTGMADAALIRQVVEAVIPAFPQLEIGVHLHTTPAAVEEKIAAAYEAGCRRFDGALGGYGGCPMAREELTGNVPTERLLRWLKAAAVKLPIQEEALSGALQMIPEVFRGGETR, from the coding sequence ATGTTTACTTCTGTCAAAATCATAGAGTGCCCACGCGATGCCATGCAAGGGTTCGTTCAGTTTATTCCCACGGAAGTGAAGATTGCGTACCTGAATCAGCTTTTGCGGGTCGGGTTCGATACACTGGACTGCGGTAGTTTTGTATCGCCGAAAGCAGTGCCCCAAATGCGCGATACCGCCGAAGTGCTGTCCGGGTTGGATTTGGCGGGTACTGCCACGCGACTTTTGGCCATCGTTGCAAACCTACGTGGAGCCGAAGAAGCCTTGCTCCACCCGAACGTTTCGTACCTCGGGTTTCCTTTGTCGATTTCGGAAACTTTTCAGCAACGCAATACCAATCGTTCGATTGAGGAGGCGCTTCAGTTGGTGGAAACACTACAAAATTTGTGTGTCAAGCACGGCCGAACCCTGGTGGTCTACCTTTCGATGGGTTTCGGCAACCCTTACGGAGATGTGTATCATCCTGAGCTGATTGGCAATTTTCTTACGCGTTTGGCTGCACTGGACATTCGTATTGTCTCGTTAGCCGATACGACCGGCATGGCAGATGCCGCATTGATTCGACAAGTAGTTGAAGCCGTGATTCCCGCATTTCCGCAGCTCGAAATCGGCGTGCATTTGCACACCACTCCGGCTGCTGTTGAAGAAAAGATTGCCGCTGCTTACGAGGCTGGCTGTCGACGATTCGACGGTGCATTGGGTGGGTACGGAGGATGCCCTATGGCACGTGAAGAACTCACAGGCAATGTACCCACCGAGCGTCTCTTACGTTGGTTGAAGGCGGCTGCGGTCAAGCTGCCTATTCAGGAAGAGGCCCTTTCTGGCGCGTTGCAGATGATTCCAGAAGTGTTTCGAGGGGGAGAAACGCGCTAG
- the dnaE gene encoding DNA polymerase III subunit alpha encodes MPQFSHLHVHTQYSLLDGATNISNMMKKAQADNMPAVALTDHGNMFGAFKFVAEASKYNVKPIVGCEFYLVADRHKKQFSKEDKDNRNHQLLLAKDQAGYRNLAKLCSIGYLEGMYSKWPRIDKEILLKYHEGLIATTCCIGAEVPQAILNDSEEKAEELFRWWLDVFGDDYYVELQRHKMEQQEKVNAVLLRFAKKYNVKVIASNDAHYLDRDDFNAHDVLLCVNTGELKTKPVWKGDGFGGKEYRFGFPNDEFYFKSTAEMGTLFKDLPEALDNTNEIVDKITPPKLKRDILLPNFPIPREFPDADAYLQHLSFEGAKKRYNGLPLTHEDTATLSIPSEVEERINHELHIIKTMGFAGYFLIVQDFINEGRRMGVAVGPGRGSAAGSCVAYCIGITNIDPIKYSLLFERFLNPERISMPDVDVDFDDEGRQRVIDYVVDKYGKNQVAQIITYGSMAAKMSIKDVARVLDLPLAEANRIANLVPANPGMTLKKAFEQVPELVEIRKLNNLSGEALRMAEKLEGSVRGTGIHAAGVIIAPDDITDYIPVCTAKDADLMVTQFDGKVIEDAGMLKMDFLGLKTLTIIKKAIDLIEQNHGVKIDPDQIPLDDAKTYELYQRGDTVGTFQFESEGMRMYLKDLKPTNIEDLVAMNALYRPGPMQFIPNFVERKHGREPVEYPHPLLEEILKDTQGIMVYQEQIMQTAQILAGYSLGAADLLRRAMGKKKLDEMAKQREIFIKGAKEKHDIPKKKAEEVFDIMEKFAAYGFNRSHSAAYSVVAFQTGYLKANYPAEYMAAVLTNWIGNIEKITFFMEECKRMGIPVLGPDVNESSVTFSVNQQGQIRFGLGAIKGAGEAAVHSIIEEREKNGPYTDLFDFARRVNLRAVNKKTFESLAYAGSFDAFGLQRSQYFYSTEEDKQTLLEKAIRYGNLYHENKNNSQQTLFASFGGGEQEVPLPRIPQCEPWGQLEKLKNEKDVVGFFISGHPLDQFRLEIESFCTCSLLGLEDLSRYRNQEINIAGIVTKKAVRMTKNGDPFAIFTLEDYDGATELFLFGDNYVQLGGYVEIDRFLFVRCRVEQRRGTDQWQLRPLSIELLNGQREKRAKGLRVRVPVQRLNPELFAQLEEAFTTHPGQCQLNICLQHPGDPKPIELISRRFKVVPSNELIDQLTTLGGLTCEVIT; translated from the coding sequence ATGCCCCAATTCAGTCACCTCCACGTTCACACCCAATATTCGCTGCTCGACGGTGCCACCAACATCTCGAACATGATGAAAAAAGCGCAGGCCGATAACATGCCGGCCGTTGCGCTGACCGACCACGGGAACATGTTTGGGGCATTCAAGTTTGTGGCCGAAGCAAGTAAGTACAACGTCAAGCCCATTGTCGGTTGTGAGTTCTACTTAGTGGCCGACCGGCACAAGAAACAGTTCAGTAAGGAAGACAAGGACAACCGCAATCACCAGTTGCTGCTGGCCAAAGACCAGGCGGGTTACCGCAACCTCGCCAAGCTCTGCTCCATCGGCTACCTGGAGGGGATGTACAGCAAATGGCCGCGGATCGACAAAGAGATCTTATTAAAGTATCACGAGGGGCTGATCGCCACCACCTGCTGCATCGGGGCGGAGGTGCCCCAGGCCATCCTGAACGACAGCGAAGAGAAAGCTGAGGAACTGTTCCGGTGGTGGCTCGATGTATTCGGCGACGATTACTACGTGGAACTGCAACGCCACAAGATGGAGCAGCAGGAAAAGGTCAACGCCGTGCTGCTGCGCTTCGCCAAGAAGTATAATGTCAAAGTGATCGCCTCGAACGATGCACACTACCTCGACCGCGACGATTTCAACGCGCACGACGTACTGCTGTGCGTGAACACCGGCGAACTGAAAACCAAGCCGGTCTGGAAGGGCGATGGCTTCGGCGGTAAAGAGTACCGCTTCGGGTTTCCGAACGATGAATTCTACTTTAAGTCGACCGCCGAGATGGGAACCTTATTTAAGGATCTGCCCGAGGCGCTGGACAACACCAACGAGATTGTCGACAAGATTACGCCGCCTAAGCTGAAGCGCGACATTCTGCTGCCCAACTTCCCGATTCCAAGGGAGTTTCCCGATGCCGACGCGTACCTCCAGCACCTTTCATTCGAAGGCGCCAAGAAGCGTTACAACGGCCTGCCGCTGACGCACGAAGATACCGCGACCCTGTCCATCCCCTCGGAAGTGGAAGAGCGCATCAACCACGAGTTGCACATCATCAAAACGATGGGCTTCGCCGGGTACTTCCTCATCGTCCAGGACTTCATCAACGAAGGGCGGCGCATGGGCGTAGCCGTAGGACCGGGACGGGGTTCGGCGGCCGGATCGTGCGTGGCGTATTGCATCGGGATTACCAACATCGACCCGATCAAGTACTCCCTCCTGTTCGAACGTTTTCTCAACCCGGAACGGATTTCGATGCCTGACGTCGACGTCGACTTCGACGACGAAGGGCGGCAGCGGGTGATCGACTACGTGGTGGACAAGTACGGCAAAAACCAGGTGGCGCAGATCATCACCTACGGCTCGATGGCCGCCAAAATGTCGATCAAAGACGTAGCACGGGTGCTGGATCTGCCGCTGGCCGAAGCCAACCGCATTGCCAACCTGGTCCCGGCCAACCCCGGCATGACGCTCAAGAAAGCGTTTGAGCAGGTCCCCGAACTGGTCGAAATCCGCAAGCTGAACAACTTGTCGGGCGAGGCGCTCCGCATGGCCGAAAAACTGGAGGGTTCGGTGCGCGGCACGGGTATCCACGCAGCGGGAGTCATCATCGCGCCGGACGACATCACCGACTACATTCCGGTCTGTACCGCCAAAGATGCCGACCTGATGGTGACGCAATTCGACGGCAAAGTGATCGAAGACGCGGGCATGCTGAAGATGGACTTTCTGGGGCTGAAGACCCTGACCATCATCAAAAAAGCCATCGACCTGATCGAACAGAACCACGGTGTCAAGATCGATCCGGACCAGATTCCGCTCGACGATGCCAAGACCTACGAACTCTACCAGCGCGGCGATACGGTCGGGACGTTCCAGTTCGAGTCCGAAGGCATGCGGATGTACCTCAAAGACCTGAAACCCACCAACATTGAAGATCTGGTGGCCATGAACGCCCTTTACCGTCCGGGGCCGATGCAGTTCATTCCGAACTTCGTGGAACGAAAGCACGGCCGCGAGCCGGTCGAGTACCCCCACCCGCTGCTGGAAGAGATTCTGAAAGATACGCAGGGCATTATGGTCTACCAGGAGCAGATCATGCAGACGGCACAGATCCTGGCGGGCTATTCGCTCGGAGCTGCCGACCTGCTGCGCCGCGCGATGGGAAAAAAGAAGCTGGACGAGATGGCCAAGCAGCGCGAGATCTTCATCAAAGGTGCGAAAGAGAAACACGACATCCCCAAGAAAAAGGCGGAAGAAGTGTTCGACATCATGGAGAAGTTCGCCGCCTACGGCTTCAACCGTTCGCACTCGGCTGCCTACTCCGTCGTGGCGTTCCAGACGGGCTACCTCAAGGCCAACTACCCCGCCGAATACATGGCGGCCGTGCTGACCAACTGGATCGGGAACATCGAAAAGATCACCTTCTTTATGGAAGAGTGTAAGCGGATGGGCATCCCGGTGCTGGGGCCGGACGTGAACGAATCGAGCGTGACGTTCTCGGTCAACCAACAGGGGCAAATTCGTTTCGGACTCGGGGCGATCAAAGGGGCGGGCGAAGCCGCCGTCCACAGCATCATCGAAGAGCGGGAGAAAAACGGACCCTACACGGACCTGTTCGACTTTGCACGACGGGTCAACCTGCGGGCCGTCAACAAAAAAACGTTCGAAAGCCTGGCCTACGCCGGCTCGTTCGATGCGTTCGGGTTGCAGCGCTCTCAGTACTTCTATTCGACCGAAGAAGACAAGCAGACGCTGCTGGAAAAGGCCATCCGCTACGGCAACCTGTACCACGAAAACAAGAACAATTCGCAACAAACGCTTTTCGCCAGTTTCGGAGGCGGCGAACAGGAAGTACCACTCCCGCGCATTCCGCAGTGCGAACCGTGGGGACAACTCGAAAAGCTCAAGAACGAGAAAGACGTGGTCGGGTTCTTCATTTCCGGCCATCCGCTCGACCAGTTCCGGCTCGAGATCGAAAGCTTCTGTACATGTTCGCTTCTGGGGCTGGAAGATCTGTCGCGGTACCGAAACCAGGAAATCAACATTGCGGGCATTGTCACCAAAAAAGCGGTGCGCATGACCAAAAACGGTGATCCGTTCGCCATCTTCACCCTGGAAGACTACGACGGCGCCACCGAACTTTTCCTTTTTGGAGATAACTATGTGCAGCTTGGCGGCTACGTCGAGATCGACCGCTTTTTGTTTGTGCGCTGCCGGGTAGAACAACGCCGGGGCACTGACCAGTGGCAGCTCCGTCCGCTCAGCATTGAGCTACTGAACGGCCAGCGCGAGAAACGCGCCAAAGGATTACGCGTGCGCGTGCCGGTGCAGCGTCTCAATCCGGAGTTGTTTGCCCAACTGGAAGAGGCCTTTACTACCCACCCCGGCCAGTGTCAGTTGAACATTTGCCTGCAACACCCGGGAGATCCTAAACCAATTGAGTTAATTTCGCGCCGTTTCAAGGTAGTGCCCAGCAACGAACTGATCGACCAACTAACCACACTGGGCGGCCTGACGTGCGAGGTGATTACCTAA